Below is a window of Nitrospiria bacterium DNA.
TTTTTAAAAAAGGACATTGACAAAGAAAAACAGGTTGTGATGGAAGAAATACGGATGGTTGAAGACGATCCTGAAGATTTGGTTCATGATCTTCATACGCAAAATGTTTGGAAAAGGCATCCGTTGGGGAGATCCATCCTTGGGACCCATCAAACCATTGAAGGTATTTCAAGGGAGCAAATTTATTCTTACATCCATCGACATTATCATCCCGAACGAACCGTCATATCAGTTGCTGGGAATTTTCAATTTAGCCCCCTGATGAAACTTTTAAAACGTCATTTTAATAAGCCCGCTGGAAGACCCTTAATTGAACTCCACCGTGAAAGCCCTCTTTTTGGAGGGAAGGTCCTAATTAAAAAAAAGAAGTTGGAGCAAATCCATCTTTGTATTGGTCTTCAAGGGGTATCCCATATTCATAAAGATCGCTACGCCATTTTCCTTTTGAATACATTGTTGGGAGGAGGAATTAGCTCCCGTCTTTTCCAAAAGATTCGGGAGGAACGGGGCCTGGCCTACTCGATTTATTCTTATGTGGCATCGTTTAAAGATGTGGGGCTTTTTAATATATATGCGGGAACAGGGACAGCGACCGTCGCGGAGGTAATTCGTTTGATTCTCAAGGAGCTGCGGAAAATCCGGATTCATGGGATTTTGCCTAAAGAACTGTTAAAAACCAAAAACCATTTAAAAGGAAACCTCATGCTGGGGATGGAAAGCATGAGTAGCCGAATGAGCCGGTTGGCTAAAGATGAGTTATATATGGGGCGGTATTTTGGTTTGAAAGATATTTTGCAAGAAATTGACACGGTCACCCCTGAACAAATTCATCGGCTGGCGCGGGAACACTTTTCCAAAAAATATCTTTCCCTTACCGCCATGGGACCTCTTTCCAATGGCGCAATTCCTAAAGAATTGACCCTTTAGCCCATCCCTTCGTTGCCATGTTTTGGAGGACCTGTCGATTGTAATTATTGGCGAATCAACCTTTGAACCATTCCTCCCGTGTTAATCTTACCTTTTTCAACCATCTCACCATGAAAAAATACTGGACTGTTTTTAGAATCAATTGGCAAAACTCCCTGGAATATAGGGGACCCACTTTAATCTATATCCTGGGAAACCTCCTTTATATCGTTGTTCTCCTTTATCTATGGAGTTCCATTTATCGGGATGGGGGGCAATTGGGTGATTATTCTCTTTCGGAGCTATTTACCTATTATATTCTGCAATTGATGATCAATAGTTTGGTGCTTTCCTATGTGAGCTGGGAAATTGTGGATCAAATTCGAGAAGGTTTTTTTTCTAACTTTTTGGTCAAACCCATGGATTATCAGCACTATTGGTTTACCATTAATCTCTCAGGGAAAGTTTTGG
It encodes the following:
- a CDS encoding pitrilysin family protein, which codes for MFRKEVLDNGTPVLMEKVTSVRSVSIGVWVNVGSRDELDKEHGISHFIEHMFFKGTRKRSAMEIAQEMDSLGGELNAFTTRELTTFYSKVLDDHLPRAVELLADIIHNASFLKKDIDKEKQVVMEEIRMVEDDPEDLVHDLHTQNVWKRHPLGRSILGTHQTIEGISREQIYSYIHRHYHPERTVISVAGNFQFSPLMKLLKRHFNKPAGRPLIELHRESPLFGGKVLIKKKKLEQIHLCIGLQGVSHIHKDRYAIFLLNTLLGGGISSRLFQKIREERGLAYSIYSYVASFKDVGLFNIYAGTGTATVAEVIRLILKELRKIRIHGILPKELLKTKNHLKGNLMLGMESMSSRMSRLAKDELYMGRYFGLKDILQEIDTVTPEQIHRLAREHFSKKYLSLTAMGPLSNGAIPKELTL